One Archocentrus centrarchus isolate MPI-CPG fArcCen1 chromosome 10, fArcCen1, whole genome shotgun sequence genomic region harbors:
- the sash3 gene encoding SAM and SH3 domain-containing protein 3: protein MLRRRPSNASEKEQVQAQKKKLTLQRSSSFKDFMKPKPTSPVVSEKEFLEENVADGVAAEEAVKSGSKLGKKWRNVISRTMTRKTSKMVQKALAEEGGESGEELSPVSSDWLPDLSAGQRTSVCSTGSEDTMPSPITRQLSGSSDRQSLDSGYSQRDSMRLEENGLAYNGPFCGRAMVHTDFTPSPYDVESLKLQKGDIIYIIEKPPVGTWTGKLNNKVGSFKFIYVNILPDENPPTRRKRCKNKANQSKSKPKSLEEVLDSMDLTELSSLLSMHGFQTLEDFAGLKESHLNELNITDPEQRSKILNATELLRDSEEESGPEEEEEEKEERSGEDTKEPRDSGCFESSENLESVPEEPKTEEEPENHEPESEQLQSEQPQETQTEQLETVQEQLKQLTVDEGS from the exons ATGTTGAGGCGAAGGCCTTCAAATGCCTCGGAGAAGGAGCAGGTGCAGGCGCAGAAGAAGAAG CTCACCCTGCAGAGGTCCAGCAGCTTCAAGGATTTCATGAAGCCCAAACCTACCTCTCCTGTTGTGTCAGAGAAGGAGTTCTTGGAGGAGAAT GTAGCAGACGGTGTGGCTGCAGAGGAAGCAGTGAAAAGTGGCAGCAAACTGGGAAAGAAATGGCGCAATGTCATCTCACGTACCATGACCCGCAAAACATCCAAGATGGTGCAGAAGGCTTTAGCTGAAGAAGGG GGGGAGAGCGGTGAGGAGCTGTCTCCTGTCTCCTCTGACTGGCTTCCAGATCTGAGTGCAGGTCAGAGGACGTCGGTGTGCTCCACAGGCTCGGAGGACACCATGCCCAGCCCCATCACCCGCCAGCTCTCTGGCA GCAGCGACAGGCAGAGCCTGGACAGCGGGTACAGCCAGAGGGACAGCATGCGACTGGAGGAGAACGGCTTGGCTTACAATGGTCCGTTCTGTGGCCGCGCCATGGTCCACACTGACTTCACCCCCAGCCCCTACGATGTGGAGTCGCTAAAACTCCAA AAAGGAGACATCATCTACATCATCGAGAAGCCCCCTGTGGGCACCTGGACAGGGAAGCTCAACAACAAGGTGGGCTCGTTCAAGTTCATATACGTGAACATCCTGCCCGATGAGAACCCCCCGACCAGGAGGAAGCGCTGCAAAAACAAGGCCAACCAAAGCAAATCCAAACCCAAATCCCTGGAGGAAGTCCTGGATAGCATGGACCTGACG GAGCTGAGTTCCCTGCTGTCCATGCATGGTTTCCAGACTCTGGAGGACTTTGCAGGGCTGAAGGAGTCTCACCTGAATGAGCTGAACATCACAGACCCAGAACAGCGCTCCAAGATCCTGAACGCCACCGAACTGCTCAGAGACT CTGAAGAAGAGTCGGGgccagaagaggaggaagaggagaaggaggagagatctGGAGAGGACACCAAGGAACCGAGGGATTCGGGTTGTTTTGAGAGCTCAGAGAACCTGGAGAGCGTACCCGAAGAGCCAAAGACGGAGGAAGAGCCAGAGAATCATGAACCGGAGTCCGAACAGCTGCAGTCCGAGCAGCCACAGGAGACCCAGACGGAACAGCTGGAGACTGTGcaggagcagctgaagcagCTGACAGTGGACGAAGGATCTTGA